Part of the Arvicanthis niloticus isolate mArvNil1 chromosome 2, mArvNil1.pat.X, whole genome shotgun sequence genome, TATTTGCATAATATAATACAGAGGATATAGGTTCTCTCTTTATACAATCTTAAGTATAATCCTATTTATTTGTTCATATCTGCAATTAATATATTGGACATCTGTTACTATACTTGcaagatgaagatgatgattcCTTGATGTTTTTAGGTTGTCATAACATGATGCTGTGTAGTGCTGTCTTCAACAATGTACAATTGTGTTTTCAGAGATTTACAGGTTGCATCAAGTAAAAAAATCAGGGTGGATCCATGGTTATCCTCTAGTGagttacatttcacatgttagaaatgtccatcagagagaaagggatggtgagaagatcagaaagaaagagggagatggagacagatagAGGGGGGGCAAGAGTTTTTTCTCATCAAACCACTTAACTGTGCAGACTAGGATGTCAGCTTTATCTTCTAGAATTTCATCCCTTTCCCAAATGTAGTCACATTGGATTCATCAAAGGAAATGGAGGACACAAGTATGCATTAAGTctcaacacacaaaaaaaaatgtgttgaaatAAGGTATCTCAAATATTAAGACTGACTTAGCACACacatttcttctgtctcttctcaaaCTCCAACCACTTATTCATAATTTAACTTATCTTTTGTATACATTTGAAAATGCTCACGTGGATGAGGGTTCCATTGTGGGAAGgggttcatgtgtacatgtgtgtatgtgtggagctcagagggcAACTTTTTGGAGCCCTCTAGGTggtgcttttttcttttcaactgttTCTCCCTGGCCTAGAATTCATCAAATAGCCTATGCTGATGACAGTGAACAAGAAGGATGCCTAAGTCTTATCCTTTTTAGTACTTGAATCaaaagtgtgcactacagtgtctgatttatttttaaagtgatttcttGCTATTAACCTAACGTTTTCAtgtttacaaggcaagcactttagcaAATGAGCTATTTCCCAGTACTTTTATAGAAATTTTATAATCAGGAAATAAACCAAGTCTcttcaaacaaaatatttatcatttaattGAGTGATAAAATTATGATTGACTTtatgatatttttctatttttgttgaattatagttatatttttatcaaatatatgCTGATTACTGTTTACACTCTCTCAACTCCTCTGAGATCTCACCTTCTTTTCATCTGAATACTTTCTggaataattatttttgaaattgtaTTTATTGAGTGTAATTCCCATTTATTTTCCATAACGGATCAAGCTAAATTCCAACTTTATCTAGTCCTAGATGAGAATTCCTAGTGGAATGGAACAATATAATGATACTGTGACTGAGTTTATCCTGGTGGGATTCACAACTGACCCTGTCATGCAGCTGGTCCTGTTTGTTATTTTCCTTACTGTGTATGCATTAACTGTGTTAGGAAACAGCACCCTCATTGCATTGCTCTGCAGTGACTCCAGACTCCACACTCCCATGTATTTCTTCATTGGAAATCTGTCTTTTCTGGATCTTGGATTGTCCACAGTCTATACACCAAAGATCTTAGTGACCTGCATCTCTGAAGATAAAAGCATCTCCTTTGCTGGTTGTGTGGCTCAATTCTTCTTCTCTGCTGGACTTGGGTATACTGAGTGTTATCTGTTGGCTGCCATGGcttatgaccgctatgtggctaTCTCAAAGCCACTGCTTTATTCCCAAGTCATGTCCTTAAAGCTATGTGCATTTTTAGTGGGATCCTCATATCTGGGTGGTTTAATGAACTCTTTCATCATCACCAAAGACACATTTGCCTTGACTTTCTGCAGTGACAATGTAATTGATGACTTTTTCTGTGATATCCCACCTCTGGTGAAGCTCGCCTGTGGCAAGAAGGACAGCTTTCAGTCTGTGTTATTCTTCCTCTTGACTTCCAATGTCATCATCCCCATTGTGTTCATCCTGGCCACATATCTCTTCATCATTGCCACTATCCTGGGGATCCGTTCCACTCAGGGCCGCCTCAAGGCCTTCTCTACCTGCTCTTCCCACCTGATCTCTGTGACCTTGTACTATGGCTCCATTCTCTACATCTATGCTCGGCCCCAGTCCAGCTACTCTTTAGATAGAGACAAAATTGTTTCAACCTTTTACACAGTGGTTTTCCCCATGTTGAATCCCCTGATATATAGTCTGAGGAATAAAGATGTAAAAGAAGCTCTGAATAAATTGTTTAAATAATCACAAGCttattctacaaaaaaaaaaaagagatgtgtcTCAGAGAGTGTATATGCAGTTATGCTCCCCCCATTATTGTCAGGTATGAATTCTTATGGTATTAGTTATCCATGATTGACAATGACAGTTCACCTTATCTGTGCTTGAGGATGACAGTTCATATTATcccatattaaaaattaaatattttacaaggcaacatttaaaaaccaaatatGTATATTTGAATTCATTTCTATGTTACTCCTGGctgaaatcaaataaacaaaagacttAATCTCCCAAAGACTTTTGTACTATAACAAATTTATAGATTCTGTTTTCCTTGAACTAAAATTTTGTAGACTGATTCTTGTAAAATAGGATCTAAGTTTGTAATTTAATCTACTATAGGTCAACCTAATGCGTTCTCCACATGTAGACCTTTCTTTTTACTGTCAGAGTGTGCTATGGTTCAGTTCTCTTCATTAATCCCTACTTTTCATAACCTTTGCAGCAGAATATGGCTAAAGCAATATCTGTATTCCATACTGTGGCGGTTCTAATTTGGAACCCCATATTCTTTAGATTAAACAAATTAAACATATTGAAGATGCATTGAGGGCAATCATAGAtagcaaaaaatgtaaaataaaaatatggctaaaatactttctttaaaaaactgtttATGGCTTTGTAGCTATTTTTACCTTTTACtctcagataaaaataaaatatgtaaaaaaatagtTGTTATAGTATGTTTATTATAATAGTTCTTTTTGAATTAGcattattctattttaatatgttgttaaataaatgaatcatGAGAATTTGAAAACGTGTGTCTTTTactaaaatatattgaaatatatcttATGTTTATAATTGCATATGCTTAAAGTAAGCAACACAATGTTCTTATATATATTGTGAATATATTAACATAAAGTTGGTTAGTAAAATCATCAAGTTAGATTCTATTCATGTTTTTTGTGAGACAATTTGTAATTCATCCAGCCTTTTTAAACAATTTAACTTGCATTTATTtagaataataatttattttaaaaatttcacattGTAAAACTTAGTTTATATTTTaccttctccagctctgccaagTTCCAGAAACTATGAATATAACTTAGTCTTTGATTTATGAATTTGAACCCATACATAGCTGAGTTCATGCAGTATGTGCCTTTTTGCATTCAGACAAATTCATGTGGTACTTATCCCCAGTGCTATCTCTATTGTTGAAACGGAAAGATTTACCCTtttttcaaagtgtgtgtgtgtgtgtgtgtgtgtgtgtgtgtgtgtgtgtgtatgtatgtatgtatgtatgtatgtatgtatgtgtgttatgccTTATATAAAATGCTCAGTAGACACAGAGTTTCTCTATACCTGGACTTTTATGATTATGCAATAAACCCAAAATTCCAGGTATCTTTCaataattgcattttatttacaCTGAACATATAACCCAAAAGTGAGATTGTTGACTGTATAGTTGTTTCATTGTAAAGTTTTGACTAACTGTCTCACTATTTGCTGTAATGGTTTTAATTTATGTTCACATCATTAGTTCACAGGACTTTTCTCTACTTAAAGTCCcaacttttttctttgtcttttaaattttagcCATTTTAACAAGTATGAAGGATAACTCATTTGAGTTTAAAATTAGTGTATTCTGTATTCTATTCTGTAATATGCACAACTCAGAGTTGCTGTAAAATTTACGTAATGAATCAAGGGTAGGTATAGAATAGTAatctagaagagagaaaaaaagatatacataaataaaataaataaaagagagacaGTAAGAATTCAAAAGTCTCTATATCCCAAAGACTCTTgatgaaaatttttattagataaactaattatttataaaatagtattttatgaattcatctttcattttcagcattatatatgaatgatttaaaaattatagaacaCTGCATTTTGATAAATcaattttctaatttaatattcttttatctATGAGATTGAGGTCTCACCAAAATAAAATCCTTCTGTTGGTCACCAAAAGTAATTGGTTTTTTGAACACAAACAAACTAGCTGGGTCAAATAACAAAAGTTCATCTTCTTATAGTTTAGGATGTTAGATGTTACATTTGGTTTTATGTCAAGTCTACACAAACTTCGTCATTAAGGTAGAGGAGAACGCtataagaaaatgccctcaccTGATTAGTCTGTGACTCCAATGTGGGCAGGTGGTCCCAGGGTGGATAATAAAGCACTTTGAGAAAGTCAAAGAGGACCAGCCAGTAAACAGggctccttcatggtctctgctacAGTTCCTGTTTCAAGGTTTGCCCTCAGTTCCTGTCTTGGTTagacatttaatttcaaattGTCAACAGGTTGCTGCTTGTATTATCCTTATTCAATCATATTGGTAGTGTGTTTCAGTATGAcccctgtatgcatgtgtatgttgtgCCTTAATTATGTCTAGTCTCTCTAGTTCTCTCCTTGCGTTTTTCTCTGCCCGCTCCTCCACCCCACCTTTCTTTTAACAGTACAAAGCAAGATACccgaaaacaaagcaaaagccctCATGTGGAGAGTGGACAAGGCAaatctataaaaagaaaagagtttcaaAGAGTCTCCAAATGTATACCagttcccactgttaggattccCATAAACACCAAGTTAATAACCATAACATATAGGCAGAGGGCCTGATGAAGGCCCATGCAGTCCTGGTGCTTGTTTCAGTCTGAGTCCGTGTGAGCCCTTCCTGGTTAATTTAATGGGCCATattcttctggtgtcctccattctctctgactCCTAGAGTTTTTCCTCCCCCATTTTGGTAGGGGCCCCAATCATTAAGGAGAGCCAATCAATGGAGATATCTAATTTACGCTCTCTCTGCTTAAACCCAATTCTCAGGGTAGCCTTTAGTGCTGCAACAGAAAACTAGAAGCTTTCACACTATTTTCTAAGGAGTTAGTGCTTTTTTTCAggttttcctttgttcttctccTCACTTTCTTCTCCCTACCCTTCCTgtccattcctctcctctcttctctttttctatacTCTCTATTTTTCACCAATAGATCAGAGTTTCTTGATAGACAAGACAATATACTGCAGTCTGAAGATTGAGAAGAGCATAGCTCAAAGAAAAATGTAGATTACATAATAAATACAAGATAAACTTAATTACCAAAATTTAAGTCTGTTTTCAGCTGTACTTAATGATTATTATTGAGACTTATAGCCATgtattgacttttaaaatatgttgctGAATTCATTTTATCCCAATTAACCCAGTATCTTCAAACTCCAGATGGACTCTAATTAAgtctttggagacagaggcacatATTTTTCTACTGCTAAGTTGGTAAAGTCTCAAAGGGCTGCTAAAGAAATGTGTATATTGAGTTCAGTGGACATAGGCCATGCATGAGAGAGTAGGCAAAAGGTGTCACATCTAAGAATTGGCTCTTCTAACCAAAGGTAAGCATAGATAGTAAAGCTTAGCAAAACAAGGCAGTTACTCTGTGGCCTTGACTGCAATTAGAATAAGCATAGGTCTGTTTCGGTTCTGAATGGATTGCttctataaacacacatgcacacctttCTTCTTAGTCCGATCCTACTTGATGAGACACAGATTCTTCACCTATAGCATTAAATTTTGTCTGAAACCATAccatggatatttttatttactcagGGGAAATTAAGAGGACAGAACCCGTGGTGCTTTTGTGAATTGAGTTGTTGTATTGCACTTTGCTTCCCAGACATCCAAGGTATGATGTTTTCATTTCTTGGTACTGATTTTAAAGTACCAGAAGGTCATGTTATTTCCACTGAATTTGAGGGGCTCCTATGAACAAAGCAGGGAAGGGATGATATGGAATAAGAGATGTCttaataaaacttatttttaattcattcccTATGGAAAACATCTTCATAAGCTGCACTATGTAGAGGAAGACAGATATTGATAGAGCTTTTAGAATTGGAGACTTTAGTGTGATAACTTttgacattgtttttatttttgcctatTGCTTCCAAAGCATGCTTTAGTTGACAATTGATTAAAAGTTTCTGGTGGGGTATAGACCTTGAAAAtgagtttttagttttatttttattccttctttctaGTTATGAGATAATGCAGTATGCTTGAAGAGTCTAACAGCCTGTAGATTTTTACCATCAGTTGTGAGTTGATTAGGAGTAAACAGCTGAGGAAATAGCTATAAAATAGAATACTAATGGGCCATCTACTCATTTTATTAAGTGCTGCAAGTTTGTTAGAAATTATCCTATATACTACATTTTATTAGCAATCATAATAGCAAACAATAATCCACTAGAGTTTTCTTTTGTAGTCATTTTGAATGCTGTAGTAAATTGCTCCATTTATGCATTTAAACTTTTTGATGGTTTTCAAACAATTTTATGAAACATTATATTTAATGTCTCTTCAAACTTTTCTTGGAGATTGTTGGTGTTTGAAGATACAAAGTACAAGGATTTTAACTCTCTTGATGCCATCCCATTAAAGACTAGACTCTTCCTCAAGTTGAGCGCTGTGATGTCCAAAATGCCCTCAATCATGTTTATATTCCCACAGCACCTAAGGCAAAGTGAAAAACAAtgtggttttttaaaataaatagttttaaacatttttagtaATTAAAGAAGTTGATGTTAGCTAAAGTCTGAGTGAACTAGAGATGGGAAGACAGTCATTCACTTCTACTATTTATAATGACTTAatgtttggaaaacattttttgctttgtgaaaataattttatttttatatcatatattttgaaaagtttttcccttcctcatctcttcctaGATTCTCTCCCTCTGCATGCCCATCTGATTATACATCctatttatctctttctttagaaaacaaacagggtgaaaatatgaatgtttaatttaaaaattaaaatacaacccCAAGTAGATAATTTCAGCAAATTAAAGAAAATCAGAActaagcaaagcaaacaaaccaaaagaaaaaaaaagtaaaactgcaaagaaacacatatgcagacagacagacacacaccataaaaacacaaaattgaaaataataatagataaacaaaagaaaagtaaagttaaaaatgcccaaacaaagcatTATGAAACAAAACTATCTCCAAGAACATCCCTGCCTTTATTTTATGTTGGCTATTTATTGCTGATCATGTGACctcccttaagtgtggtttgtatttcctttttttttaattagatattttatttacacttcagatgccatcccctttctccattccccccacttagaaaacccctatcccatgccccataTGGTTTGTATTTCCAGTGAGGTGCCTTtggaaaaaaactaattttttccaTGCCTATTAGCTTGGAAATGTACTTTCAATCAAGGAAATTCTGAGGTACATTATGAACTAGGCTGCTCACCAGATCATCTTGATCACTATAGACACCCTATTAAATCTGTTAttcccatttatcaattcatACAATAGGTTTATCTTGTCCCTCATGGCAAAGATGAAAGTGGGAGGTGGGATTTATTGCCATAACTGGAACATAGTAATAAATACTTTTTCTCTGTGTACTTATAGTTTGAAAGACTACAGTATACTGCTGgtcataaaaatatcaaaatggtAGAAGATGTTTTCCATAGATTATGGAGAAATGattgaatgttttaaatttaatggaaactgtttagtttctttggctATAACAATACACAAGGCACATAATAATATTTTAGAAGAGCCAACagttatctgtttttttattaaatttgaaaGTTGTAATTTGTTTCaatcatatatttgtttttaattagaaataacatattttactgaatactttctttaaaatatgctCTCTACCATACATAgttattgagtattttcttgtATATATTCTTTACTCAGTCTGACACAACCTATTAGAAAATCTTACATAATGTTTATGAGCTTTTTGTATCTTGTATTTTTGGTAAGAGACTGGCTCTTTATGATGCAGTTCAGAAATGAAACTCTGAAAATCTCTAATTTAAAACTTGGGCTATTGCTCTAATTCAGAAGTCTTCCATATTCATAGCCAGAAACTCACAGTTCTTTGATAATCATACTATTATTTAAAGGAGTAAAAGTCTGTAAACCTCTAGTTATTGTTGATTTGATGGATACATTGCTTACATATCTTAGTAGGTTATGTTTCTAATATATGTTTTCACCATATCATGTTATTCAGGTCCAATATTTGTTGACTGCTTATTTCTCTTAATCTCTTATGAGATTATCTCTAAGCTGTGTGTTCCCTGCATTCTCCTACCCCGGATTTCCTCTCTGTGGACATGGAGGTGGACAATCGCACCATTGTGACTGAATTTATCCTCATGGGCTTCTCAGCAGACCCCCACTGGCAGCCGATTTTATTTGGTATATTTCTAACCATCTACTTGATGACCTTGTCAGGGAATATGACCTTGATAATTTTAATTCGCGTTGATACCAGgctgcacacacccatgtactttttTATTGGAGGTCTATCCTTTTTGGACTTCTGGTATAATTCTGTGTACATACCTAAAATCTTGGTCAACTGTGTTTCAGAGGACAAGCGTATTTCTTTGGCTGGTTGTGGGgctcagtttttcttttcctgtgtagCAGCCTACACTGAGTGCTACCTACTGGCAGCCATGGCATATGATCGACATGCTGCAATTTGTAGCCCATTGCTCTATTCAAACATCATGTCTACTTCTCTCTGTGCTGGACTAGTGGCTGGCTCCTATGTAGGAGGGTTTTTGAATGCCATAGCCCATACTGCCAACACTTTCAGGTTAAAGTTCTGTGGTAACAATATTATTGATCACTTTTTCTGTGATGTGCTTCCATTGGTAAAAATGTCTTGCACAGACACCCGTGTCTATGTAAAGATCCTTTCCAGTATGGTGGGCTTCACTGTCCTCTCCAGCATTCTTGCCATCCTTGTTTCCTATTTCAACATCCTGCTGGCTATCTTGAGGATCCGCTCAGCCTCAGGAAGACGCAAGGCTTTCTCCACCTGTGCCTCTCACCTGGTCTCTGTCACACTCTTCTATGGCTCCTTGCTCTTCATGTATTCATGACCCAGTTCCAACTACTCCCTGGAAAGAGACAAAGTGGCTGCCATGTTCTATACCATCATCAATCCATTACTCAACCCTTTCATCTATAGCCTGAGAAACAAAGATGTCAAAGAAGCCTTTAAAAAGTTGATGCAGAGTATACTGCAGCAAACATGAAGGTTGCATTTATGCAATGGGGCTGTTCAAAACTGGCTTATAGACAGGTTtgctgcatttctttctttagttagaGTTGAAACAATGTACTAACAATCATGAAAGCCTTGACTATATTCTCTTTAGTTATGATTAATatagtcttgctatgtaaccttTTCCAAATCCATAATGATGGGTTTTGCAATGTAATATCCTTTTCTATTTGCAATActagctttaaaaaataatgcttcCCCATTTTTGGTAGGAATGATCATGGGAAAACAATGAAATAACAGATGTTGAATTAGTTTCTACCCCGTGGTTTGATTTTGAAGTTTTG contains:
- the LOC117704291 gene encoding olfactory receptor 9G19-like translates to MRIPSGMEQYNDTVTEFILVGFTTDPVMQLVLFVIFLTVYALTVLGNSTLIALLCSDSRLHTPMYFFIGNLSFLDLGLSTVYTPKILVTCISEDKSISFAGCVAQFFFSAGLGYTECYLLAAMAYDRYVAISKPLLYSQVMSLKLCAFLVGSSYLGGLMNSFIITKDTFALTFCSDNVIDDFFCDIPPLVKLACGKKDSFQSVLFFLLTSNVIIPIVFILATYLFIIATILGIRSTQGRLKAFSTCSSHLISVTLYYGSILYIYARPQSSYSLDRDKIVSTFYTVVFPMLNPLIYSLRNKDVKEALNKLFK
- the LOC143441158 gene encoding olfactory receptor 9G4-like, which translates into the protein MEVDNRTIVTEFILMGFSADPHWQPILFGIFLTIYLMTLSGNMTLIILIRVDTRLHTPMYFFIGGLSFLDFWYNSVYIPKILVNCVSEDKRISLAGCGAQFFFSCVAAYTECYLLAAMAYDRHAAICSPLLYSNIMSTSLCAGLVAGSYVGGFLNAIAHTANTFRLKFCGNNIIDHFFCDVLPLVKMSCTDTRVYVKILSSMVGFTVLSSILAILVSYFNILLAILRIRSASGRRKAFSTCASHLVSVTLFYGSLLFMYS